The following proteins are co-located in the Cutaneotrichosporon cavernicola HIS019 DNA, chromosome: 3 genome:
- a CDS encoding uncharacterized protein (Ribosomal protein S2), with the protein MKPTSCATTGALRALTAAPRQAARFSTTAAVSGPSYTQQPGESKAAAWSRNMDEVRDWRRRQAETDAQVSLYLPPGVETPRSVSPREASISTLLAAGAALGHKKSIMHPAYLPFVYGNRAGLNIIDLDQTLSILRRCASVVRDVVKDDGVVLFVSKQRNATLKIKGRMGDNGFVTASWMPGLLTNSETYFGMEPIMKGTYLPDLVIFSSPANNIGAIRECTMRKVPTMGIVDSNMDPRIVTYAIPANAASVRTAELVLGTLSLAGQEGRRLRVRDEEKASLRKSRDSEWRRNLRTNQRDEEEQ; encoded by the exons ATGAAGCCCACCAGCTGCGCGACCACCGGCGCGCTCCGGGCGCTCAccgcggcgccgaggcaAG cggcgcgcTTCTCCACCACCGCAGCGGTGTCGGGACCATCATACACGCAGCAGCCTGGCGAGTCAAAGGCTGCCGCCTGGTCGCGCAacatggacgaggtgcgcgactggcgccgccgccaggcCGAGACCGACGCCCAAGTCTCCCTTTACCTTCCTCCAGGCGTTgagacgccgcgctcggTATCCCCGCGCGAggcctccatctcgaccCTGCTTGCTGCCGGTGCTGCTCTGGGGCACAAGAAGAGCATCATGCACCCGGCGTACCTGCCGTTTGTGTATGGTAACCGGGCTGGCCTCAACATTATCGACCTGGACCAGACGCTCTCCATCCTGCGCCGCTGTGCGAGTGTTGTGCGTGacgtcgtcaaggacgaTGGTGTCGTGCTCTTTGTGAGCAAGCAGCGGAATGCTACGCTCAAGATCAAGGGAAGGATGGGCGATAATGGGTTTGTGACGGCTTCGTGGATGCCCGGTCTGCTCACCAACTCGGAGACTTA cttcGGCATGGAGCCCATCATGAAGGGCACGTACCTTCCCGACCTGGtcatcttctcctcccccgccaACAACATTGGCGCGATCCGCGAGTGCACGATGCGCAAGGTGCCAACCATGGGCATTGTCGACTCGAACATGGACCCGCGTATTGTCACGTACGCGATTCCGGCCAACGCCGCGTCGGTGCGCACGGCCGAGCTGGTGCTCGGTACGCTCTCGCTTGCTGGGCAGGAGGGCCGCCGCCTGCgggtgcgcgacgaggagaaggcgtcGTTGCGCAAGTCGCGCGACTCGGAGTGGCGCCGCAACCTCAGGACCAACCagagggacgaggaggagcagtaG
- the TOA1 gene encoding uncharacterized protein (Transcription factor IIA, alpha/beta subunit) codes for MIKDVGPSLLSSISLRTCLPLSLRPSTVERCPTRLCPSVKVDFEEYGMDEDLLPLLQSKWENKLIETKVADFALNPVVDAASSNQQAPRLPTARPAPNGVEVKAEPDDSLRLRGGASEDTKPNIALSDVAPQPRPEPNAAGLLPGDEVIDSDLDDSDDELGIEDDDENGEGEIDIVYCVYDKVQRVKNKWKTVFKDGMIHINGKDYLFAKCQGEFEW; via the exons ATGATAAAGGATGTGGGCCCCAGCCTCCTCT CAAGCATATCGCTGCGTACTTGTCTGCCGTTGTCCTTGCGGCCAAGCACTGTTGAAAGAT GTCCAACAAGATTGTG CCCCAG cgtcaaggtcgactTTGAGGAGTACggcatggacgaggacctgcttcccctcctccaatCT AAATGGGAGAACAAACTCATCGAGACTAAAGTCGCAGATTTCGCGTTGAACCCCGTCGTAGACGCTGCATCATCAAATCAGCAGGCACCTCGTCTTCCAACCGCGCGGCCAGCACCTaacggcgtcgaggtcaaggcaGAGCCAGACGACTCGCTCCGCTTACGTGGAGGAGCT TCGGAGGACACCAAGCCCAACATCGCCTTGTCAGACGtcgcgccgcagccgcgGCCAGAGCCGAACGCGGCGGGTTTGCTCcctggcgacgaggtcattgacagcgacctcgacgacagcgacgacgagctgggtatcgaagacgacgatgagaacggcgagggcgagatcGACATTGTCTACTGCGTGTATGACAAGGTCCAGCGGGTCAAGAACAAGTGGAAGACAGTGTTCAAGGACGGCATGATCCACATCAACGGCAAGGACTACCTCTTTGCCAAGTGTCAGGG CGAGTTCGAGTGGTGA
- the NAT10 gene encoding uncharacterized protein (RNA cytidine acetyltransferase with specificity toward both 18S rRNA and tRNAs. Catalyzes the formation of N(4)- acetylcytidine (ac4C) in 18S rRNA. Required for early nucleolar cleavages of precursor rRNA at sites A0, A1 and A2 during 18S rRNA synthesis. Catalyzes the formation of ac4C in serine and leucine tRNAs. Requires the tRNA-binding adapter protein TAN1 for full tRNA acetyltransferase activity but not for 18S rRNA acetylation), translating to MRKQLDPRIQALIENGVRTNHRSFIVMVGDRGRDEVVNLHYLLSQARVSSRPNVLWCYKKELGFTTHRKKREAKIKRDIKRGIREANEQDPFELFIAVTDIRYAYYKDSAKILGQTFGMLVLQDYEAITPNLLARTIETVEGGGIVVLLLKTMSSLKQLYAMTMDVHSRYRTDAHQFVKPRFNERFILSLGSNPDCLVLDDELNVLPISKGKDISLLKDSDDDRGRKMKAEELKDMKENLNDVDIVGPLAKLTKTVDQAKALLTFVEAISEKTLSSTVALTAGRGRGKSAALGLAIGAALAHDYSNIFVTSPDPENLKTLFEFVFKALDALGYEEHIDYDVVQSTNPEFKKAIVRVNVFRGHRQTIQYISPEDAHVLGQAELVIIDEAAAIPLPLVRKLIGPYLVFMASTINGYEGTGRSLSIKLIQQLREQTRPTITKGGDANGKANSKSHAAGKGGAGLVRSLREIKLDEPIRYAPGDEVEKWLNHLLCLDASVVSKAAQGCPHPSQCELYYVNRDTLFSYHPASEVFLQRMMALYVASHYKNSPNDLQMLSDAPAHHLFVLLPPLKEDDTSLPDPLVVLQVALEGNISKEAILKEMAHSGTRSSGDMIPWVISQQFQDNDFAMLSGARVVRIATHPDYARMGYGARALDALDAFYSGKLTDADTVAIDAAEDAFVRDSKVSTDAALSTDKIAVRDAARMPPLLQRLSERAPENLDYLGVSFGLTPELLRFWKKSGYVPLYASQKENALTGEYTFVMLRALSSTIAEAEGWLGAFATDFRQRFMNLLSYECFKKFRAETALSVIAGASRQGEESKVVTSDELGTLISPFDMKRLESYADSMVDYHLVLDLVPALAMLFFGKRLPDLGLSAAQQAILLAMGLQRKGLEVLETELGAPSHQILALFGKLLRRASKHLQEIHRTALDKSVPVAEQPTFAPAVKTVEEDIKDAEREERARIMDSAKSAQRDMLDTLDMRQYAIGNETDFSSAEKQVRALASATPQERARLNTTVSVKGAAVAVEETKEEKKEGRKEKRRESSGAGGKRKKTKRD from the exons ATGAGGAAACAACTCGACCCACGCATTCAGGCCCTCATCGAAAATGGTGTCCGCACAAACCACCGCTCCTTCATCGTCATGGTCGGTGACCGCGGACGTGACGAG GTTGTCAATCTTCACTATCTCCTGTCTCAGGCGCGCGTGAGCTCGCGCCCAAATGTGCTCTGGTGCTACAAGAAGGAGCTCGGATTCACCAC CCACcgcaagaagcgcgaggccaagatcaagcGCGACATCAAGCGCGGTATCCGCGAGGCCAACGAGCAGGACCCCTTTGAGCTCTTCATCGCCGTCACCGACATCCGCTATGC gtaTTATAAGGACTCAGCCAAGATCCTCGGTCAGACCTTTGGCATGCTGGTGCTGCAAGACTACGAGGCGATCACGCCGAACCTCCTGGCGCGGACGATCGAGACCGTCGAGGGAGGCGGTATCGTTGTGCTCCTTCTCAAGACCATGTCGAGCTTGAAGCAGCTGTACGCCATGACTATGGACGTCCACTCCCGCTACCGCACCGACGCACACCAGTTCGTTAAGCCGCGCTTCAACGAGCGTTTCATCCTCTCGCTCGGATCGAACCCAGACTGCTTGGTGCTCGATGACGAGCTGAACGTCCTCCCCATTTCCAAGGGGAAGGACATTTCGCTGCTCAAGGATTCGGATGACGACCGGGGAAGGAAGAtgaaggccgaggagctcaaggatATGAAGGAGAACTTGAATGACGTCGACATTGTGGGGCCACTGGCCAAGCTCACCAAGACGGTGGATCAA gcgAAGGCTCTGCTCACCTtcgtcgaggccatctCGGAGAAGACGCTCTCCTCTACAGTTGCCTTGACGGCAGGGCGTGGACGCGGCAAGTCGGCGGCACTCGGTCTCGCCATCGGTGCGGCGCTTGCTCACGACTACTCGAACATCTTCGTCACCTCGCCCGACCCCGAGAACCTCAAGACACTGTTCGAGTTTGTGTTCAAGGCGTTAGACGCCCTCGGCTACGAGGAGCACATCGACTACGATGTCGTTCAGTCGACGAACCCTGAGTTCAAGAAGGCCATTGTGCGCGTCAACGTCTTCCGTGGCCACCGTCAGACGATCCAGTACATCTCGCCTGAGGACGCACACGTGCTTGGCCAGGCGGAGCTGGTTatcatcgacgaggctgcAGCGATTCCCCTCCCGCTCGTCCGCAAGCTCATCGGCCCGTACCTGGTGTTCATGGCGTCTACCATCAACGGATACGAGGGCACTGGCCGGTCACTGTCGATCAAGCTCATCCAGCAGTTGCGCGAGCAGACGCGACCGACCATCACCAAGGGCGGTGATGCAAACGGCAAGGCGAACTCCAAGTCTCATGCTGCCGGCAAGGGTGGTGCTGGCCTCGTGCGGAGCCTACGGGAAATCAAGCTTGACGAGCCCATTCGTTACGCGcccggcgacgaggtggagaaATGGCTCAACCACCTCCTGTGCCTCGACGCGTCGGTGGTGTCCAAGGCCGCGCAAGGGTGTCCCCACCCATCTCAGTGCGAGCTGTACTACGTCAACCGTGACACGCTGTTCAGCTACCACCCTGCGTCCGAGGTTTTCCTCCAGCGCATGATGGCGCTGTACGTCGCGTCGCACTACAAGAACTCGCCCAACGACTTGCAGATGCTCTCAGATGCGCCTGCGCACCACCTCTTCgttctccttcctcccctcaaggaggacgacacCTCGCTCCCCGACCCACTCGTCGTGCTgcaggtcgcgctcgagggcaaCATCAGCAAGGAGGCGATCCTTAAGGAGATGGCACACAGCGGCACGCGGTCCAGCGGCGACATGATCCCTTGGGTCATCAGCCAGCAGTTCCAGGACAACGACTTTGCGATGCTTTCCGGCGCACGTGTCGTCCGcatcgccacccaccccgACTATGCGCGCATGGGCTACGGTGCGCGTGCCCTAGATGCCCTCGATGCGTTCTACTCCGGCAAGCTGACGGACGCTGACACTGTTGCGATtgatgccgccgaggacgcgttTGTGCGTGACTCGAAGGTCAGCACTGACGCGGCTCTGTCCACGGACAAGATCGCcgtgcgcgacgcggcgcgcatgCCGCCTCTACTCCAACGTCTCAGCGAACGCGCACCCGAGAATCTCGACTACCTCGGCGTGTCGTTCGGCCTCACGCCCGAACTGCTCCGCTTCTGGAAGAAGTCTGGCTACGTGCCCCTCTATGCAAGCCAGAAAGAGAATGCCCTCACGGGCGAGTACACGTTCGTGATGCTGCGCGCTCTATCATCGACCATTGCGGAGGCCGAGGGATGGCTGGGAGCATTCGCCACCGACTTCCGCCAGCGGTTCATGAACCTGCTTAGCTACGAGTGCTTCAAGAAGTTCCGCGCCGAGACTGCGCTGAGCGTCATTGCGGGCGCATCGCgccagggcgaggagagcaaggTGGTCACGTCGGATGAGCTGGGCACCCTCATCTCGCCCTTCGACATGAAGCGCCTCGAGTCGTACGCCGACAGCATGGTCGACTACCACCTCGTACTTGACCTTGTGCCTGCCCTCGCAATGCTGTTCTTCGGAAAGCGCTTGCCCGATCTCGGCCTCAGCGCTGCGCAGCAGGcgatcctcctcgccatggGTCTGCAGCGTAagggcctcgaggtgctcgaaACGGAGCTTGGTGCGCCGAGCCACCAGATCCTCGCACTGTTCGGCAAGCTGctccgccgcgcgagcAAGCACCTGCAGGAGATCCACCGCACAGCTTTGGACAAGAGCGTGCCTGTTGCGGAGCAGCCGACGTTCGCTCCCGCTGTGAAGACggttgaggaggacatTAAGGATGCCGAGCGGGAAGAGCGCGCGCGTATTATGGACAGTGCGAAGAGCGCACAGCGCGATATGCTCGACACCCTCGACATGAGGCAGTACGCGATCGGCAACGAGACCGACTTCTCCTCTGCTGAGAAGCAGGTTCGTGCCCTCGCCTCCGCTACGCCGCaggagcgcgcgcgtctGAACACGACCGTCAGTGTCAAGGGCGCCGCGgttgccgtcgaggagaccaaggaggagaagaaggagggccggaaggagaagcggaGAGAGAGCAGTGGGGCGGGAGGCAAGCGCAAGAAGACGAAGCGCGACTAG
- the GRC3 gene encoding uncharacterized protein (mRNA cleavage and polyadenylation factor CLP1 P-loop) → MSALAARRAAQAKLNATAPVAVKEVSPPREPTPPPSPTPSVTSTSESEIEVEFEEPASKKRRVNKKEKKEQRKGKLSNKKGRFFAPEPVEEEPAPKSSRRKRAYSPGAPLPSDDSSGEDDGNDGSSDEEGALFSGAATPWSAVPSPGPDVVQRLSNAQLRPYTSDFQPREGMNFARLGNESLLAVLGSGPAVAVSLGEGETLAIVGTFKLVPLQHSISLLSATLHPAEDDVHSYPVFAPTCYPVPVIAPIINPDQLACSLVLQDIKLPKGFLRDASRAIFLLQENRTGIEGLTGDVVPGFNNIWAGDKGAWGLSGVHPVTANFAPVYAHSTPASWADALSSLEQSPPPDDDEDTPAERIPVVVVKGPKRSGKSSLARAALNCLLGDFSRVAWLECDLGQGEFGPGGTVGLWLLDAPVLGPPFTHPCEPVRATYLGELSPQPCPDAYMAAVHSAIQHYQFEVQYPSASLQGASTRRTDVVPLVVNTQGWTRGLGEELMRAIEVAAEPTHIFAFDERDDALDIVHSGGTRQSAQVFAVTPAPASPLQPRYSAADMRALALLSYMYAVGLNGRWDVSAPLFAQRPWTVTLGEGIKRAYLIGEGSEAVRPSDLPLALNASLVAFLEVPELEGPVYEQGSTTPEDASCLGLALVRAVRVAERTQLQLLTALPPATLARATAIVRNGALELPPAGMLDWRERVPGGGVPDEGFAGVRWEDVPFFDVAGSGAIGGDRRRFRKNLQRKNQQG, encoded by the exons ATGTCCGCCCTTGCAGCCCGACGCGCAGCACAGGCAAAGCTCAATGCCACCGCTCCGGTCGCGGTAAAGGAAGTTTCGCCACCGCGTGAGCCTACTCCGCCTCCGAGCCCGACGCCATCCGTTACAAGCacgtccgagtccgagatcgaggtcgagttcGAGGAGCCCGCGAGCAAGAAGCGCCGCGTTAACAAGAAGGAAAAGAAGGAGCAGCGGAAAGGAAAGTTGAGCAACAAGAAAGGAAGGTTCTTCGCGCCAGAGccagtggaggaggagcccgCGCCCAagtcgtcaaggaggaaACGGGCGTATTCGCCTGGTGCGCCTCTTCCAAGCGACGACTCGTCTGGAGAGGACGACGGGAATGATGGCAGTAGCGACGAAGAGGGCGCATTATTTAGTGGTGCTGCAACTCCATGGTCGGCTGTGCCGAGCCCCGGCCCGGACGTGGTTCAGAGGTTGag TAATGCCCAGTTGAGACCATACACGTCCGATTTCCAGCCGCGCGAGGGTATGAACTTTGCCCGACTCGGGAACGAGTCACTCCTTGCCGTGCTCGGATCAGGTCCTGCAGTGGCCGTTTCGTTGGGAGAAGGCGAG ACTCTTGCAATCGTTGGTACATTCAAACTCGTCCCCCTCCAGcactccatctccctcctctccgcgaCTCTCCACCCggcagaggacgacgtccATTCGTACCCCGTCTTCGCACCCACGTGCTACCCAGTGCCAGTCATCGCGCCCATTATCAATCCTGACCAGCTGGCCTGCTCCTTGGTGCTCCAGGATATTAAGCTGCCCAAGGGATTTCTGCGCGACGCTTCCCGTGCCATCTTCCTCTTGCAGGAGAACCGCACTGGTATCGAAGGCTTGACAGGCGACGTGGTGCCCGGTTTCAACAACATCTGGGCCGGGGACAAGGGGGCATGGGGCCTCTCTGGTGTGCATCCT GTCACTGCCAACTTCGCGCCAGTGTATGCACACTCCACGCCGGCGTCATGGGCCGATgcgctctcctcgctcgAACAGTCGCCTCCAcctgacgacgacgaggatacGCCCGCCGAGCGTATCCCCGTGGTGGTAGTGAAAGGCCCCAAGCGGAGCGGCAAGTCATCTCTCGCCCGCGCGGCCTTAAACTGCCTCCTAGGCGACTTTTCTCGCGTCGCATGGCTCGAATGCGATCTTGGCCAGGGCGAGTTCGGCCCCGGCGGGACAGTAGGCCTGTGGCTTCTCGATGCGCCCGTACTAG gcccGCCATTCACACATCCCTGCGAACCCGTCCGCGCTACATATCTCGGCGAGCTTAGTCCCCAGCCTTGTCCCGACGCGTACATGGCAGCGGTGCACTCCGCCATCCAACACTACCAGTTCGAGGTGCAGTATCCCTCCGCGTCGCTGCAGGGTGCCAGTACGAGGCGGACCGACGTGGTTCCCCTCGTTGTGAATACGCAGGGCTGGACCCGTGGGCTGGGTGAGGAACTCATGCGCGCGATTGAGGTCGCTGCCGAGCCGACGCACATCTTCGCCTTTGATGAGCGCGATGACGCTCTCGACATCGTTCATTCGGGAGGAACTAGACAATCAGCTCAGGTATTCGCCGTTACCCCGGCACCCGCGTCGCCCCTCCAGCCCCGCTACTCGGCAGCGGATAtgcgcgccctcgccctcctgtCGTACATGTATGCCGTGGGTCTTAatgggagatgggatgTTTCAGCACCCCTCTTCGCACAGCGTCCATGGACCGTGACGCTTGGCGAGGGGATCAAGCGCGCCTACCTCATCGGGGAGGGGAGCGAGGCTGTGAGGCCCTCCGACTtgccgctcgcgctcaacgCGTCTCTCGTCGCTTTCCTTGAAGTTCCCGAGCTGGAAGGGCCAGTGTACGAGCAGGGCTCGACAACGCCCGAAGACGCGTCCTgtctcggcctcgctctcgtccgcGCTGTCCGTGTTGCGGAGCGCACACAGCTCCAACTCCTTACcgccctcccacccgcAACGCTTGCTCGGGCCACTGCGATCGTACGTAACGGTGCCCTCGAGCTACCTCCAGCCGGCATGCTCGActggcgcgagcgcgtgccAGGCGGCGGTGTACCAGATGAGGGATTTGCTGGGGTGCGGTGGGAGGATGTGCCGTTCTTCGATGTGGCCGGGTCGGGTGCCATCGGCGGCGACAGACGCCGGTTCAGGAAGAATCTGCAGCGCAAGAACCAGCAGGGTTAG
- the MES1 gene encoding uncharacterized protein (Belongs to the class-I aminoacyl-tRNA synthetase family) — MSDRNLRKANGLLMHVHDPKSGPVLPKEGEHNVLITSALPYVNNVPHLGNIIGSTLSADVFARYNRTKNIPTLFVCGTDEYGTATETKALEEGITPLELTTKFNKLHTEVYEWFELGFDMWGRTSDPAQTEVTQDIYKHIHKNGFFQLETSDQTYCEDDGLFLADRFVEGVCPNCGYDDARGDQCDKCSLTFSSPTELLHPRCKRNKNHKISVRPSTHSCIRLNAIQPRLEEWMQHARVKGKWSSNVVITDKGEIVEPRMLGEGLRPSAVTRDLKWGVPVPSVDDKEEDDKLKDKVIYVWFDAPIGYISMTKSYTDKWQEWWMNPKNVELYQFMGKDNVYFHTVLFPAMLLADGRPWTMLHNISSTQYLNYEDTKFSKSRGVGVFGNNAAETGQPASAWRYYLLSQRPETGDTSFQWSKFIASINNELLNNLGNFVNRVVKFTNAKFDSIVPGPLGAGGKPKPSSQSAEWAKLDEEFFADINTKLNEYREHMDATKLRGGLSTAMSISHRGNQYLQDSGLDNALLANHRERCAEVIFNGINLVYLLSVVFHPFMPSSSRDMLTQLNAPARSLPEEFSIDILPGHKVGKAAYLFKRIENPEEQEAAWQKQFGGYDAPKDEGAPAADAKPAPQPKGAVDHKANWAKSAEKKKKAAAAAEASKSPEERDLEAKLDAQNLVVKNIRTGRGEGNVEDETAKAKSLKTELAALRKKLKATKI; from the exons ATGTCCGACAGGAATCTCCGCAAGGCCAACGGCCTCCTCATGCACGTCCACGACCCAAAGTCGGGCCCCGTTCTCcccaaggagggcgagcacAATGTCCTCATCACCTCCGCCCTCCCTT ACGTTAACAATGTCCCCCATTTGGGAAACATTATCGGCTCGACCCTCTCCGCTGATGTGTTCGCCCGCTACAACCGCACCAAAAACATCCCGACCCTCTTT GTCTGCGGCACCGATGAGTATGGCACGGCGACCGAGaccaaggcgctcgaggagggcattACTCCGCTGGAGCTCACGACCAAGTTCAACAAGCTCCACACCGAGGTGTACGAGTGGTTCGAGCTCGGCTTTGACATGTGGGGACGCACGTCCGACCCAGCGCAGACCGAGGTCACCCAGGACATCTACAAGCACATCCACAAGAACGGCTTCTTCCAGCTCGAGACCAGCGACCAGACGTActgcgaggacgacggcctcttcctcgccgaccgctTTGTCGAGGGTGTCTGCCCCAACTGCGGTTACGAT GACGCCCGTGGCGACCAGTGCGACAAGTGCTCGCTCACTttctcctctcccactgagctcctccacccccgCTGCAAGCGGAATAAGAACCACAAGATCTCTGTTCGTCCCTCGACACACTCGTGCATTCGCCTGAACGCGATCCAGCCTCGCCTTGAGGAGTGGATGCAGCACGCACGCGTCAAGGGCAAGTGGTCATCGAACGTTGTTATCACCGACAAGGGAGAGATTGTCGAGCCGCGcatgctcggcgagggtcTCCGCCCCTCGGCCGTCACCCGCGACCTCAAGTGGGGTGTGCCCGTCCCATCGGTCGACGAtaaggaggaggacgacaagctcaaggacaaggtcatCT ATGTGTGGTTCGACGCACCCATTGGTTACATTTCGATGACCAAGAGCTACACAGACAAATGGCAGGAGTGGTGGATGAACCCCAAGAACGTCGAGCTGTACCAGTTCATGGGCAAGGACA ACGTCTACTTCCACACTGTCCTCTTCCCCGCCATGCTTCTCGCGGACGGCCGCCCCTGGACCATGCTCCACAacatctcgtcgacccaGTACCTCAACTACGAGGACACCAAGTTCTCCAAgtcgcgcggcgtcggcgtcttCGGCAACAATGCTGCCGAGACTGGGCAGCCTGCTTCCGCTTGGCGTTACTACCTCCTCTCGCAGCGTCCCGAGACAGGTGACACCTCGTTCCAGTGGTCCAAGTTCATCGCGTCGATCAACAACGAGCTGCTCAACAATCTTGGCAACTTTGTCAACCGTGTGGTCAAGTTCACCAACGCAAAGTTCGACTCGATCGTGCCCGGCCCGTtgggcgccggcggcaagcCGAAGCCCTCGAGCCAGAGTGCCGAGTGGGCCAAGCTCGATGAGGAGTTCTTCGCCGACATCAACACCAAGCTCAATGAGTACCGCGAGCACATGGATGCCACCAAGCTCCGCGGCGGTCTCTCCACCGCCATGTCGATCTCGCACCGCGGCAACCAGTACCTCCAGGACTCTGGTCTCGAcaacgccctcctcgctaACCACCGCGAGCGCTGCGCTGAGGTCATCTTCAACGGCATCAACCTCGTCTACCTCCTCTCCGTCGTCTTCCATCCCTTCAtgcccagctcgtccagGGACATGCTCACTCAGCTCAACGCCCCCGCTCGCAGCCTGCCCGAGGAGTTCAGCATCGACATCCTTCCTGGCCACAAGGTCGGCAAGGCTGCGTACCTGTTCAAGAGGATTGAGAACCCCGAGGAACAGGAAGCCGCATGGCAGAAACAGTTCGGCGGCTACGACGcgcccaaggacgagggAGCACCCgctgccgacgccaagccaGCTCCTCAACCCAAGGGCGCCGTTGACCACAAGGCCAACTGGGCCAAGTCGGctgagaagaagaagaaggctgctgcggctgcaGAGGCGTCGAAGAGTCCagaggagcgcgaccttgaggccaagctcgatgCCCAGAATCTCGTCGTGAAGAACATTCGTACTGGACGTGGAGAGGgcaacgtcgaggacgagacggccaaggccaagtcgCTCAAGACGGAGCTGGCGGCGCTACGTaagaagctcaaggcgaCCAAGATCTGA